One part of the Rothia sp. ZJ932 genome encodes these proteins:
- a CDS encoding neutral/alkaline non-lysosomal ceramidase N-terminal domain-containing protein, with protein MKSSSSMAQRSKKIATGLVLALGCTLGVAPAITDVMSSSAADADASQLNPLMVGAGAADMTGEVAEVGFMGYGSLEQKGEGLHMRQYARAFVIENPHTAQRNLIIVLDALSAYDSVRQELLRRLTAEYGAVYGESNVMVTATHTHATPGGVTKHSLYNVTTAGWHPDTFNATIDGAMDAVHQAHADMAPGNLTVSISELEAGVNRSLEAFSLNPESLQSKLNQGVDTTNTTFRLERNGVTEALINWYAIHPTNLMNTNKLVSGDNKGYAQYLLETVDHGVDWHMGKGGGFVAAFANSDTGDVSPNTFLQPGQGPTGDHFTNMKIQGQRQADAVRAQLTQEGESAGTDIDSRITYVDFEQQVVSRLYTGTGKIERTCDASLGQSFAAGAVEDGPGPSIFGEGLGANAFFAGVNRAVYNISPRLAACQAPKENLLAVSVGNTVQTHLPVQIMQFGDYYLLGLPGEWTGAAGVTIKQDAAELFGVPEEKIILQGYTNAYSHYVTTPEEYDSQQYEGGATLFGRYTLPAFRQTVQNVGAALKHKVEMPLGDKPSEPHAPVSGQGKVLYDVSGFRRFGDVLSQPRNVRPGETVSAVFQGAHPNNSVGRSTSFLEIQKYDGQQWQYVTNDNDPNTKFIWKRYLAAQSKITLEWQIPTEAEAGTYRLVYRGHAKTYGTIKEITGVSQLFTVSW; from the coding sequence ATGAAATCATCATCGTCGATGGCGCAGCGAAGTAAGAAAATCGCTACCGGTTTAGTGTTGGCGCTTGGTTGCACACTGGGGGTTGCGCCGGCTATCACTGATGTGATGAGTTCTTCGGCAGCTGACGCTGATGCGTCACAGCTGAACCCTCTTATGGTGGGTGCTGGTGCTGCTGATATGACGGGTGAAGTCGCAGAGGTAGGCTTCATGGGCTACGGTAGCCTGGAGCAAAAGGGGGAGGGGCTGCATATGCGTCAGTACGCTCGGGCGTTCGTTATTGAAAACCCTCATACTGCTCAGCGAAATCTGATCATTGTATTGGATGCTTTGAGTGCTTATGACAGCGTGCGCCAAGAGCTCTTGCGACGACTTACCGCTGAGTACGGTGCTGTGTACGGCGAATCTAATGTCATGGTGACGGCGACTCACACGCACGCTACTCCCGGTGGGGTTACCAAACACTCTCTGTACAACGTGACAACTGCGGGTTGGCACCCCGATACCTTTAACGCGACGATTGACGGGGCTATGGATGCTGTGCATCAAGCGCATGCTGATATGGCACCCGGTAACCTGACGGTATCTATCTCAGAGTTAGAGGCAGGTGTTAACCGTTCGTTGGAAGCCTTCTCCCTTAACCCTGAGAGTCTTCAATCAAAACTTAACCAGGGCGTAGACACTACTAACACCACCTTTAGGCTGGAGCGTAACGGTGTTACTGAAGCTCTGATTAACTGGTACGCGATCCATCCCACAAACCTGATGAATACCAATAAGCTGGTATCTGGCGATAACAAAGGGTATGCCCAGTATCTGCTGGAGACCGTGGATCACGGGGTTGATTGGCACATGGGTAAGGGAGGTGGATTCGTTGCCGCTTTTGCGAACTCTGATACTGGTGATGTTTCTCCCAATACTTTTTTGCAACCGGGGCAGGGACCTACTGGTGACCATTTCACGAATATGAAGATTCAGGGGCAGCGTCAGGCAGATGCAGTGCGAGCCCAACTGACTCAGGAAGGTGAATCTGCTGGTACCGATATTGATTCACGGATTACCTATGTGGATTTTGAGCAGCAGGTAGTGAGCCGGCTGTATACAGGTACGGGAAAGATTGAGCGAACCTGCGATGCGAGTTTGGGGCAGTCTTTTGCCGCAGGTGCGGTGGAGGATGGCCCTGGTCCCTCAATTTTCGGTGAGGGGTTGGGCGCTAATGCTTTCTTCGCCGGTGTGAACAGGGCTGTTTACAATATTTCACCGCGGCTCGCTGCCTGTCAGGCGCCTAAAGAAAACTTGCTGGCTGTATCGGTGGGCAACACCGTGCAGACTCATCTTCCGGTACAGATTATGCAATTTGGTGATTACTACTTGCTAGGTTTGCCGGGGGAGTGGACCGGCGCAGCGGGCGTAACTATCAAGCAGGACGCGGCTGAGTTGTTTGGGGTGCCTGAGGAGAAGATTATTCTTCAGGGGTACACTAACGCCTACAGCCACTACGTCACTACACCCGAGGAGTACGATTCCCAGCAGTATGAGGGCGGTGCGACTCTCTTCGGCAGATACACTCTGCCTGCCTTCCGACAAACAGTGCAAAATGTGGGTGCTGCCCTCAAACACAAGGTCGAGATGCCTCTGGGCGATAAGCCTTCTGAGCCTCACGCACCGGTGAGTGGGCAAGGCAAGGTGCTTTATGACGTTTCGGGCTTTCGTCGTTTTGGCGATGTACTGTCGCAACCCCGCAACGTGCGTCCGGGCGAGACCGTTTCTGCGGTATTCCAAGGAGCGCACCCTAACAATAGTGTGGGGCGCTCCACCAGCTTCCTCGAGATACAAAAATATGACGGTCAGCAGTGGCAGTACGTCACTAATGACAATGACCCCAACACAAAATTCATCTGGAAACGTTATCTTGCTGCTCAGTCGAAGATTACCCTTGAGTGGCAGATACCTACTGAGGCTGAAGCTGGAACATACCGTTTGGTCTATCGCGGGCACGCTAAGACTTACGGCACCATCAAAGAAATCACCGGTGTTTCACAGCTCTTTACCGTAAGTTGGTAG
- the rpsL gene encoding 30S ribosomal protein S12, whose product MPTIQQLVRKGRTPKVVKTKAPALKGSPMKRGVCTRVYTTTPKKPNSALRKVARVKLNGGVEVTAYIPGEGHNLQEHSIVLVRGGRVKDLPGVRYKIVRGALDTQGVKGRGQARSRYGAKKEKK is encoded by the coding sequence GTGCCTACAATTCAGCAGTTGGTCCGTAAGGGCCGTACTCCTAAGGTCGTAAAGACCAAGGCGCCCGCTCTGAAGGGCAGCCCCATGAAGCGTGGCGTGTGTACCCGTGTGTACACCACCACCCCTAAGAAGCCCAACTCGGCGCTCCGTAAGGTAGCTCGTGTAAAGCTCAACGGTGGCGTTGAAGTTACCGCTTACATCCCCGGTGAAGGTCACAACCTTCAGGAACACTCCATCGTGCTTGTTCGCGGTGGTCGTGTGAAGGACCTCCCCGGTGTTCGCTACAAGATTGTTCGTGGCGCTTTGGATACCCAGGGTGTTAAGGGCCGTGGTCAGGCTCGCTCACGCTACGGCGCTAAGAAGGAGAAGAAGTAA
- the rpsG gene encoding 30S ribosomal protein S7 — translation MPRKGPAPKRPLVNDPVYGSPLVTQLINKVLLDGKKSTAERIVYGALEGVAQKTGADPVVTLKKAMDNVKPSLEVRSRRVGGATYQVPVEVRAGRATALALRWLVGFSKQRREKTMTERLMNEILDASNGLGAAVKRREDVHKMAESNKAFAHYRW, via the coding sequence ATGCCTCGTAAAGGTCCCGCTCCCAAGCGTCCTCTCGTTAACGATCCCGTATACGGTTCACCTCTGGTAACCCAGCTCATCAATAAGGTTCTGCTTGACGGTAAGAAGTCAACCGCAGAGCGCATCGTTTACGGTGCACTTGAGGGTGTTGCACAGAAGACTGGCGCAGACCCCGTAGTAACCTTGAAGAAGGCTATGGACAACGTCAAGCCTTCACTGGAAGTTCGCTCACGCCGTGTTGGTGGCGCAACTTACCAGGTTCCGGTTGAGGTTCGTGCAGGTCGCGCAACCGCGCTTGCGCTTCGTTGGCTCGTAGGCTTTTCAAAGCAGCGTCGCGAAAAGACTATGACCGAGCGTCTGATGAACGAGATTCTGGATGCGTCCAACGGTCTCGGTGCCGCTGTGAAGCGTCGCGAAGACGTACACAAGATGGCTGAGTCAAACAAGGCCTTCGCACACTACCGCTGGTAA
- the fusA gene encoding elongation factor G, translated as MAQDVLTDLNKVRNIGIMAHIDAGKTTTTERILFYTGINHKIGETHDGASTMDWMAQEQERGITITSAATTCFWKDNQINIIDTPGHVDFTVEVERSLRVLDGAVAVFDGKEGVEPQSETVWRQADKYSVPRICFVNKMDKLGADFYFTVDTIVKRLGAKPLVMQLPIGAENDFVGIVDLMSMKAFVWPGDSKGDVTMGASYETQEIPADLREKAEQYRAELIENVAEASEELMEKYLEGTELTNEEIKAGIRRLTVNNEAYPVFCGSAFKNRGVQPMLDAVIDYLPSPLDTDDMVGHDPKDEEKELTRKPSSSEPFSALAFKVAAHPFYGQLTYIRVYSGKAAQGQQVLNSTKGKKERIGKLFQMHSNKENPVEEIQAGHIYAAIGLKDTTTGDTLCDASSPIVLESMTFPAPVISVAIEPKTKGDQEKMSTAIQKLSAEDPTFTVNLNEETGQTEIGGMGELHLDIIVDRMKREFKVEANVGKPQVAYRETIKKAVDKVDYTHKKQTGGSGQFAKVQVAFEPIPLDSEELYEFSNSVTGGRVPREYIPSVDAGIQDAMQLGILAGYPVVGVKATLLDGAYHDVDSSEMAFKIAGSMVFKEGAKRANPVLLEPLMAVEVRTPEEYMGDVIGDLNSRRGQIQSMEDASGVKIVHALVPLSEMFGYIGDLRSKTQGRAVYSMTFDSYSEVPKAVADEIVQKARGGE; from the coding sequence GTGGCACAAGACGTGCTTACAGACCTCAATAAGGTCCGCAACATTGGTATTATGGCGCACATTGACGCCGGTAAAACCACCACCACCGAACGTATTTTGTTCTACACTGGTATCAATCACAAGATCGGTGAGACCCACGACGGTGCATCAACCATGGACTGGATGGCTCAGGAGCAGGAACGTGGTATTACCATTACCTCTGCTGCAACCACCTGTTTCTGGAAAGACAACCAGATCAACATCATCGACACCCCCGGTCACGTTGACTTCACCGTTGAGGTTGAGCGTTCACTGCGCGTCCTTGACGGCGCAGTAGCTGTATTCGACGGTAAAGAGGGCGTTGAGCCCCAGTCTGAGACCGTTTGGCGCCAGGCTGATAAGTACAGCGTTCCCCGCATTTGCTTCGTCAACAAGATGGACAAGCTGGGCGCTGACTTCTACTTCACCGTAGACACCATCGTGAAGCGCCTCGGTGCTAAGCCTCTCGTTATGCAGCTGCCTATCGGTGCTGAGAACGACTTCGTTGGTATCGTTGATTTGATGAGCATGAAGGCATTTGTATGGCCTGGTGACTCAAAGGGTGACGTTACCATGGGTGCCTCATACGAGACCCAGGAAATCCCCGCTGACCTGCGGGAAAAGGCAGAGCAGTACCGCGCTGAGCTCATCGAAAACGTTGCTGAAGCTTCAGAAGAACTCATGGAGAAGTACCTCGAAGGTACCGAACTTACCAATGAGGAAATCAAAGCTGGCATCCGTCGTCTCACCGTGAACAACGAAGCATACCCGGTATTCTGTGGTTCAGCATTCAAGAACCGCGGCGTACAGCCCATGCTCGATGCAGTAATTGATTACCTGCCTTCGCCCCTGGACACCGACGACATGGTTGGTCACGATCCCAAGGATGAAGAGAAGGAACTCACTCGTAAGCCTTCATCATCAGAGCCTTTCTCAGCACTCGCGTTCAAGGTTGCAGCTCACCCCTTCTATGGTCAGCTCACCTACATCCGCGTGTACTCAGGTAAGGCTGCACAGGGCCAGCAGGTTCTTAACTCAACCAAGGGTAAGAAAGAGCGCATTGGTAAGCTCTTCCAGATGCACTCCAACAAGGAGAACCCGGTTGAAGAGATCCAGGCAGGTCACATCTACGCAGCGATTGGTCTGAAGGACACCACTACCGGCGACACTCTGTGTGATGCTTCAAGCCCCATCGTTCTCGAGTCGATGACTTTCCCTGCGCCCGTGATTTCCGTGGCAATTGAGCCCAAGACCAAGGGCGACCAGGAGAAGATGTCAACCGCGATCCAGAAGCTTTCAGCAGAGGATCCCACCTTTACCGTGAACCTCAACGAAGAAACCGGTCAGACCGAAATTGGTGGTATGGGCGAGCTTCACCTCGACATCATCGTTGACCGCATGAAGCGCGAATTCAAGGTTGAGGCAAACGTTGGTAAGCCCCAGGTTGCTTACCGCGAAACCATCAAGAAGGCTGTTGACAAGGTCGATTACACCCACAAGAAGCAGACCGGTGGCTCAGGTCAGTTCGCAAAGGTTCAGGTCGCGTTCGAACCGATTCCTTTGGATTCAGAAGAACTGTACGAGTTCTCCAACTCCGTCACCGGTGGTCGTGTTCCCCGCGAATACATCCCCTCAGTTGACGCTGGTATCCAGGACGCAATGCAGCTCGGTATACTCGCTGGTTACCCCGTTGTTGGCGTCAAGGCAACCCTGCTCGATGGCGCTTACCACGATGTTGACTCGTCAGAAATGGCGTTCAAGATTGCTGGCTCAATGGTCTTCAAGGAAGGCGCAAAGCGCGCTAACCCCGTTCTGCTTGAACCCCTGATGGCTGTTGAAGTTCGTACTCCGGAAGAGTACATGGGCGACGTTATTGGCGACCTGAACTCACGCCGTGGTCAGATTCAGTCAATGGAAGATGCATCAGGTGTGAAGATTGTTCACGCACTTGTGCCCTTGTCAGAAATGTTCGGTTACATTGGTGACCTGCGTTCAAAGACTCAGGGTCGTGCAGTTTACTCCATGACTTTTGATAGCTACTCTGAGGTTCCGAAGGCTGTTGCTGACGAAATCGTCCAGAAGGCTCGTGGCGGAGAGTAA
- the tuf gene encoding elongation factor Tu: MAKAKFERSKPHVNVGTIGHVDHGKTTLTAAISKVLADKYPDLNEQRDFGMIDSAPEERQRGITINIAHIEYQTEKRHYAHVDAPGHADYVKNMITGAAQMDGAILVVAATDGPMAQTREHVLLARQVGVPTLLVALNKSDMVEDEELLDLVEMEVRDLLSSQEFDGDEAPVIRVSALKALEGDAEWVAKVEELMDAVDEYIPDPVREKDKPFLMPIEDVFTITGRGTVVTGRAERGTLKINSEVEIVGIRPLQKTTVTGIEMFHKQLDEAWAGENCGLLLRGLKRDDVERGQVVVEPGSITPHTHFEANVYILSKDEGGRHNPFYSNYRPQFYFRTTDVTGVITLPEGTEMVMPGDNTEMTVELIQEIAMEDGLGFAIREGGRTVGSGRVTKILK; encoded by the coding sequence TTGGCTAAGGCTAAGTTCGAGCGCTCAAAGCCTCACGTAAACGTTGGTACCATTGGTCACGTTGACCATGGTAAGACCACCCTCACCGCCGCAATCTCAAAGGTTCTGGCTGACAAGTACCCGGATCTGAACGAGCAGCGCGACTTCGGTATGATCGACTCCGCTCCTGAAGAGCGCCAGCGCGGTATTACGATTAACATTGCTCACATCGAGTACCAGACCGAGAAGCGCCACTACGCACACGTTGACGCTCCCGGTCACGCTGACTACGTTAAGAACATGATCACCGGTGCGGCTCAGATGGACGGCGCAATCCTCGTGGTTGCTGCTACCGACGGCCCGATGGCACAGACCCGCGAGCACGTTCTGCTGGCTCGCCAGGTTGGTGTTCCCACCCTGCTCGTTGCTCTGAACAAGTCAGACATGGTTGAGGACGAGGAACTTCTCGACCTCGTTGAGATGGAAGTTCGCGACCTTCTCTCCTCACAGGAATTCGACGGTGACGAGGCTCCCGTTATCCGCGTTTCAGCTCTCAAGGCTCTTGAAGGCGACGCTGAGTGGGTTGCTAAGGTTGAAGAACTCATGGACGCTGTTGATGAGTACATCCCGGATCCCGTTCGTGAGAAGGACAAGCCCTTCCTCATGCCCATCGAGGACGTTTTCACCATCACCGGTCGCGGTACCGTTGTAACCGGTCGTGCAGAGCGCGGTACCCTCAAGATCAACTCTGAGGTTGAGATTGTTGGTATCCGTCCCCTGCAGAAGACCACCGTTACCGGTATCGAGATGTTCCACAAGCAGCTCGATGAAGCATGGGCTGGCGAGAACTGTGGTCTGCTTCTTCGCGGTCTGAAGCGCGACGACGTAGAGCGTGGTCAGGTTGTTGTTGAGCCCGGCTCAATCACCCCCCACACCCATTTTGAGGCTAACGTCTACATTCTTTCAAAGGATGAGGGCGGTCGTCACAACCCCTTCTACTCAAACTACCGTCCTCAGTTCTACTTCCGTACCACTGACGTAACCGGCGTTATCACTCTTCCCGAGGGTACTGAAATGGTTATGCCTGGCGACAACACCGAGATGACCGTTGAGCTCATCCAGGAAATCGCTATGGAAGACGGTCTCGGCTTCGCTATCCGTGAGGGTGGTCGCACCGTTGGTTCAGGTCGCGTTACCAAAATCCTCAAGTAA
- the brnQ gene encoding branched-chain amino acid transport system II carrier protein, with the protein MSNSSTTSVRGHEGSILVASMMLFSMFFGAGNLIFPAMLGSQAGTNFWPAVLGFVSTGVILPALAVIAIAITGKDMRALTLRGGRVFGVLFPVLVYLSIGAFFALPRTASVTYSTVVTANFESDSFLSRAVFSAVFFVVAVALSIDPRGIVDRLGKYITPLLLVLLVAMIVLSFFKLGEGEVIPSETYAENPFATGFVEGYLTMDSLAGLAFGIIVLSAFKHKGLKSGPALVKGVSIAAVLACVLLGLVYVGLGAIGHRVEGGQDYSDGAVLLAQSAQLIMGPAGIFVFGLIMFLACMGTAVGLLGSAAEFFNALLPGVSYRAWVILFSLIGFAVSTMSLEQVLAVTGPLIGALYPSAITLIFLTFIEPMLRRKLHYTFTIALAVSMLWAVLMLLAQLMPADNIFEHSISWSPLHAEQMGWIVPTLVAALIGYILDLTTRRKRAVPLGGETQKEAQARMLDLA; encoded by the coding sequence ATGTCTAACTCTTCTACTACTTCTGTGCGGGGGCACGAAGGAAGTATCTTGGTCGCTTCCATGATGCTTTTTTCGATGTTTTTTGGTGCAGGTAATCTTATTTTTCCCGCGATGCTGGGATCCCAAGCCGGAACGAATTTTTGGCCCGCTGTACTTGGCTTTGTCAGCACCGGTGTTATTCTGCCTGCATTGGCAGTTATAGCTATTGCCATCACTGGTAAAGACATGCGCGCACTCACCCTTCGCGGCGGCAGAGTTTTTGGTGTGTTATTTCCTGTACTGGTATATCTTTCCATTGGCGCATTTTTTGCTCTTCCGCGTACAGCAAGCGTTACGTATTCTACGGTGGTCACTGCTAATTTTGAATCTGATAGCTTTTTATCAAGGGCGGTATTCTCAGCCGTATTCTTCGTAGTTGCTGTTGCGCTTTCGATTGATCCGCGAGGTATTGTAGATCGCTTGGGTAAATACATTACCCCTTTGCTTTTGGTATTGCTAGTAGCAATGATTGTTCTGAGCTTCTTCAAACTGGGGGAGGGGGAAGTCATTCCTTCTGAGACTTATGCGGAGAATCCATTTGCTACGGGGTTCGTAGAAGGCTATCTAACAATGGACTCCCTTGCCGGTCTTGCCTTCGGCATTATTGTATTGAGCGCCTTTAAACACAAGGGTCTTAAAAGCGGGCCTGCCCTGGTTAAGGGCGTTAGCATAGCCGCTGTCTTGGCCTGTGTTTTGCTGGGTTTGGTATACGTCGGTTTGGGCGCTATCGGTCACCGGGTTGAGGGTGGGCAAGACTACTCGGACGGTGCTGTTCTGCTGGCACAGTCAGCTCAGCTCATTATGGGGCCGGCTGGAATCTTCGTTTTCGGTCTGATTATGTTCCTGGCGTGTATGGGTACTGCTGTGGGTCTATTGGGATCAGCGGCTGAGTTTTTCAACGCCCTGCTTCCTGGCGTTTCTTATCGGGCGTGGGTTATTCTCTTCTCTCTGATCGGTTTCGCTGTTTCAACCATGAGCCTAGAACAGGTTCTGGCTGTTACCGGTCCTTTGATTGGTGCCTTGTACCCGTCAGCGATTACCCTTATCTTCCTGACCTTTATTGAACCGATGCTGCGGAGGAAACTGCACTACACATTCACCATCGCGTTGGCGGTGTCTATGCTGTGGGCGGTATTGATGCTTCTGGCTCAGCTTATGCCCGCAGACAATATTTTTGAACACTCTATTTCGTGGTCGCCGTTGCATGCCGAGCAGATGGGCTGGATCGTCCCCACCCTCGTGGCAGCTCTTATCGGTTATATCTTGGATCTCACCACCAGAAGAAAGCGTGCTGTGCCACTGGGCGGAGAAACTCAGAAAGAAGCCCAAGCCCGTATGCTAGATTTAGCGTAA
- a CDS encoding GMC oxidoreductase: MSLTLTRRSLLQASAVTAAATTFSQTSVATSHAVQNKRIAIIGSGYGGAVAARTLTSMGYTVDMIEMGADWENMTPRNGKVFTKMTAPSARSMWFKDRTDLPFSTIFGLDVVNQRIPRGAGVLDVEHFDAMKVYVGRGVGGGSLVNGGMAVTPSESFFKKVMPQVDSTEMFGTYFPRANAALQTALPPTDIIGTSKYYQFTRVGAAQGRRAGIKHQMVPNVYDWNYMRKENFGRVPKSALDGQVIFGNDYGKRSLPKTILKEAFDTQRVNLISMTEVENITQESNGSFSLALKTIDFDGNIVQQRVAEYDRVVMAAGSVGTSRLLMKAKAQGTIRNLPNSTGKSWGPNGNIMAARNISQATGTYQSGIPSMGLTNWDDSQNSVFAELAPLPIPVLEMRTSLYLAITNNPNLGSFTWNAAKNSLGLNWTESMSAPSVLAAKNFLDKINAANPGSSYRNDLFDNRKIFADYFSYHPLGGMVLGEATDLNGEVKGVPGLFVMDGSLIPGKIGVNPFVTITALAERNMDRLVSASRFN; this comes from the coding sequence ATGTCCCTCACACTTACCCGCCGTAGTCTTCTTCAGGCATCAGCGGTAACAGCCGCAGCAACTACTTTTTCGCAGACCTCAGTAGCGACCTCTCATGCAGTGCAGAATAAACGCATCGCCATCATCGGTTCGGGGTACGGCGGTGCTGTTGCTGCTCGTACACTTACCTCGATGGGCTACACCGTCGACATGATTGAGATGGGTGCTGACTGGGAGAATATGACCCCCAGAAACGGCAAAGTCTTTACCAAGATGACCGCTCCTTCGGCTCGTTCAATGTGGTTCAAAGACCGTACAGATTTGCCGTTCAGTACGATATTTGGTCTTGATGTCGTCAACCAGCGAATCCCTCGTGGCGCTGGTGTTCTTGATGTTGAGCATTTCGATGCAATGAAGGTCTATGTAGGACGCGGCGTTGGCGGTGGTTCACTTGTCAATGGCGGTATGGCAGTTACCCCTTCGGAGTCCTTCTTTAAGAAGGTGATGCCGCAGGTTGATTCTACCGAGATGTTCGGTACGTACTTCCCCCGTGCTAACGCAGCTCTCCAGACTGCTCTGCCTCCTACCGATATTATCGGTACTTCAAAGTACTATCAGTTCACTCGCGTTGGTGCTGCACAAGGTAGACGAGCAGGCATCAAGCACCAGATGGTTCCCAACGTTTATGACTGGAACTACATGCGCAAAGAAAATTTCGGACGGGTACCGAAATCTGCACTTGATGGTCAGGTCATTTTTGGTAATGACTACGGTAAGCGCTCACTGCCCAAGACCATCCTCAAAGAAGCTTTTGATACTCAGCGTGTCAATCTCATTTCGATGACTGAGGTTGAGAACATTACGCAGGAATCTAACGGGTCGTTCTCACTCGCTCTTAAAACTATTGACTTCGATGGAAATATTGTTCAGCAGCGAGTCGCTGAGTATGACCGTGTGGTTATGGCAGCAGGATCTGTTGGTACTTCTCGACTGCTGATGAAAGCTAAAGCTCAGGGAACCATTCGTAACCTGCCCAATTCAACGGGTAAGTCGTGGGGGCCTAACGGTAATATCATGGCGGCGCGCAACATTTCACAAGCAACGGGCACTTACCAGTCGGGTATTCCTTCAATGGGTTTGACTAACTGGGATGATTCTCAGAATTCTGTCTTTGCTGAGCTTGCTCCGCTGCCGATTCCTGTGCTCGAAATGCGCACTAGTCTCTACCTGGCAATCACCAATAACCCGAATCTTGGTTCATTTACCTGGAACGCTGCAAAGAACTCACTTGGTTTGAACTGGACGGAAAGTATGTCTGCCCCTTCAGTGCTGGCAGCGAAAAACTTCCTTGATAAAATTAACGCTGCCAACCCCGGTTCTAGCTACCGTAATGATTTGTTTGATAATAGAAAGATTTTTGCTGATTATTTCTCCTACCATCCGCTGGGCGGCATGGTTTTGGGAGAAGCAACTGATCTTAACGGTGAGGTGAAGGGGGTTCCTGGGCTCTTCGTAATGGATGGTTCGTTGATTCCCGGTAAAATCGGCGTTAACCCGTTCGTAACTATTACAGCTCTAGCTGAGCGAAACATGGATCGTCTCGTTTCGGCTTCTCGCTTCAACTAA
- the rpsJ gene encoding 30S ribosomal protein S10 — MAGQKIRIRLKSYDHEVIDSSARKIVETVTRAGATVVGPVPLPTEKNVYVVIRSPHKYKDSREHFEMRTHKRLIDVVDPTPKAVDALMRLDLPADVNIEIKL; from the coding sequence ATGGCGGGACAGAAAATCCGCATCCGTCTGAAGTCATATGACCACGAGGTCATTGACTCATCAGCACGGAAAATCGTTGAGACGGTTACGCGCGCAGGCGCTACTGTAGTTGGCCCTGTGCCGCTGCCGACCGAGAAGAACGTTTACGTAGTTATCCGTTCACCGCACAAGTACAAAGACAGCCGCGAGCATTTTGAAATGCGTACGCACAAGCGTCTGATCGACGTCGTTGATCCGACCCCCAAGGCTGTTGATGCACTCATGCGTCTTGACCTTCCGGCAGACGTGAACATCGAAATCAAGCTGTAA
- the rplC gene encoding 50S ribosomal protein L3 has protein sequence MTNKFERQVKGLLGTKLGMTQVWDENGKFVPVTVVKADSNVVTQLRDAKTDGYEAIQIGYGAIEARKVTKPLAGHFEKAGVTPRRHLVELRTSDAAEYSLGQELTVELFEAGQKVDVVGKTKGKGFAGVMKRHGFAGVGASHGAHKNHRKPGSIGGASYPARVFKGMRMAGRMGAARHTTMNLTIQGVDAENNVLLIKGAIPGPKGGVVLVRTAVKGA, from the coding sequence ATGACTAACAAATTCGAACGCCAGGTGAAGGGCCTGCTCGGCACCAAGCTCGGCATGACCCAGGTCTGGGACGAAAACGGCAAGTTCGTGCCGGTTACTGTCGTCAAGGCCGATTCAAACGTAGTGACCCAGCTGCGCGACGCTAAGACTGACGGCTACGAAGCAATCCAGATTGGCTACGGCGCTATTGAAGCTCGCAAGGTCACCAAGCCTTTGGCTGGTCACTTTGAAAAGGCTGGCGTCACACCCCGCCGTCACCTCGTTGAACTCCGCACTTCAGATGCTGCAGAGTACTCCCTCGGTCAAGAACTGACCGTAGAGCTCTTCGAAGCAGGTCAGAAAGTTGACGTAGTCGGTAAGACTAAGGGCAAGGGCTTTGCAGGCGTCATGAAGCGTCACGGCTTCGCTGGCGTAGGCGCATCACACGGTGCTCACAAGAACCACCGTAAGCCCGGTTCAATCGGTGGCGCATCATACCCCGCACGCGTGTTCAAGGGTATGCGTATGGCTGGCCGTATGGGTGCAGCACGTCACACTACCATGAACCTGACTATTCAGGGTGTAGACGCAGAAAACAACGTACTGCTGATCAAGGGTGCTATCCCCGGTCCTAAGGGCGGCGTTGTTCTGGTTCGCACTGCTGTGAAGGGAGCCTAA